A stretch of DNA from Nitrososphaerota archaeon:
TCTATCAATAGCTCAACCCTCAAGAGAAGAGCTGACATACGGCTTCCGTACTTAGACTCGAAGTAGAGACGCCCTTGATATCCCCAAAAAATTGAGCGGTACCCTTTGTGTCCACGGGCTCCTAGATGAATAATTGTTGCATCAGGATAGTAGACAACACGATAACCCATTCGCCGTGCTCTTAAGCACAGGTCAACAACATCCTCCAGAGAGAGAAAGAAACTCGAATCATATCCTCCCAGCTCCAAGAAAAGTTGCCTCCTAATTAGCAAACATGCCCCAGAGACAAAGAGAACATTTTGAGTGCCATTTACGGTTACTCTGCGTCGCTTCTGGGAAACTATAGTCAAAGGGAGCTTGAGCCACCCAGCAGCAGTAATGCGTATCGGAGCCCAAGTCGTAAAGAAACTTGGTTCAACTGAACCGTCACCAGAAAAGATTCTTGGGCCGACAACGCCAACATCTGGGTGCGAATCAAGGTAAGCAGCCAGGAGTCCAATTGAACCCGGTTTGATTTCTGTATCGGGGTTTAATATAAGAATGTATTCTCCTGAGCACGCATTCATTGGTTCAT
This window harbors:
- a CDS encoding glycosyltransferase family 2 protein, yielding MYQILPPSVHPKVSVVIVTYNAQEEFMQCLDSLNRESTPMEIFVIDNASNVDFRVILRGLKTSNVRVILNVDNVGLARANNEPMNACSGEYILILNPDTEIKPGSIGLLAAYLDSHPDVGVVGPRIFSGDGSVEPSFFTTWAPIRITAAGWLKLPLTIVSQKRRRVTVNGTQNVLFVSGACLLIRRQLFLELGGYDSSFFLSLEDVVDLCLRARRMGYRVVYYPDATIIHLGARGHKGYRSIFWGYQGRLYFESKYGSRMSALLLRVELLIDCFIETGIMLVTSVFSKRHRIFLLPYAFTAAKLMTHRTDSLYNDGLQLNALLRARGE